ACAACCTCTGCAAAATTTGAGAACACGGTGGAGAGATCAGTGCGTTGATAACGAATCATGAGGATTTACATCTTCTATTGATGCAAACAAAAATCAAATACCAAAACATGTATCTCCCAAACTTAAGACTCTTTAAAGCTAGCAGAGAGATAAGCTTACCAACGAAAAAAAACAATGTTGCAAACTTAGTTTTGGATGAAACACAAAGCCTGCCTAATATGCTTTGCAGGATATCACTCAGGATGGGACTCACCAGGGTGTTATCGAGAGTGCCAACGAGGATGAACTTGCCGTTGGGAGAGAACCTAACGAAGGAAACAGGAGGATTCTCATCGTCCATCAGCGTTTTCACACAATGCCCCGTCCCTGAATCCCATATCCGGCACAACCCATCGTAGCTACTCGAAACGATAAGAGACCCGTCGCGATTGAAATCCACGGCGGTGACTGGATCGGAATGCGCCGGAAGAACTTTCAGGCACTTTCCGGTCGTTACATCCCAGATCCGAACAGTTTCGTCGAAGGAGCCGGATGCAATCATGTTTGACTGTGGGTTGAAGTTGACGCAGAAGACGTAGTTAGTGTGCCCGTGAAGCGTTTTGATCAGTGAACCAGTCTCTACGTCCCACAGCTTTAGGGTTTTGTCATCGGAAGCTGAGGCGATGAACCTCGCGTCTGTCGAGAAGGCCACGTCGGAGATGCCGGAGTCGTGGCCCGTGAAGACTTGTGCGGGCTCGGCGATGGGATCTCCCTTGAGGTTGATGGCGTAAGTGCGGATCGTCTGGTCCCCGGAGGCCGAAGCCAGGAGGCGGCCATCGGAGGAGAATTTAACGGAGGATAGGGCGTGACCGTGGGAATTTAGGGTTTGGGAGTGAACGTACGGGATGTAAGCTGCTTCTTCTGCCATGGCTATTGGAAATCGAAATCTCTGTTAGGGTTTTGGAAAAGGGGCTCCCAAAGGAAAGAGACGACCAATTCAAATAAAATATGGGGGGGGTGTTTTCAAAGTAAAGGGGTGTAATTTAAAAGTAATTATACTATTGGGGATCTTTTGAGTTCTCGTAAATTTGAGTAGTACTCAGTGTTGAAATCCCCTATATATACAACTTTATTTCTGTAACCACGTGTCATAACTACGTAAAACTTTATTTTTGTAACCATTTGTCATCACTAGGTTGATTCTTATAATCCTTAGAGAAATATGTTGGTCCATCTAATTATATTATAAGCTTTTTATTAAACTAACTATAAATTCCGTATTATTATTTTTCTATTATTTCCTTAAATAAAAGTTATAGTTTGCCTAATATAACTAAAGTATATATGACAATGAATAATTTTGAATAATAAAAATTTGATAAAAGTTGATGTATCTTCTATCATATTTGTTTAATTTTAAACTATTAAATAAATTAAACAACCACATTAACCATATAATAAAAATTTAATTTTTTCTGTATATGTTATATTTTGAATTTTTAAAAACGACTATAAATTACTAACACTGTTAAAGTCCCATATTCAAATTTTGTGATCCATGGTTTAAACTTTTGTTATGACAAGATACAGATGATTACAAAATCATATAAATAAAAAGTCTAATTTAATTAATTCNNNNNNNNNNNNNNNNNNNNNNNNNNNATATATATATATATATATATATATATATATATATATATTGTTATAAATTAAACTATATACCACATAAAATACATAACTATTTTAATTTCAAAATTTACTTTGAACAATTTCTTATGATAAAAACTTTGAACAAACATTGACAACCTAATTTTTTAAAAAAATTAAAAATCACTAAAACTATTAATCCCACAATGAAAATTTTGTTATCAGTAATTTAAAAATTTTGCCATAAAAAATACAAATGATCAAAAAATCATATAAGTAGAAAGCATCATTAAATAGACATTAGTATTAAAAATATACTATATACGTTCAAAATATATTATATATGTCAATATCATTTAAATTTAATTATATATCTTATCAAATAGAAAAAAATTGTTTGGATTAATAAAATTTATGTATATGTTCACACCAATTTATATATATGTTCGCATAAAAATAATAATTTATATATATAATATTTATTCCGCGCAGGGTGCGGATCTTAACCTAGTTATGTTTATTTGCCAATCAAATAAATTTCCGGATTATAAATTAGTTCGTCGAAAGTAGGGTGTTCAAAAAAGAAAAAGTTCGTTGAATACAGATTTTAGTTTGAAGTTTTTTTTTTTTTTTTTTCTAAAATTTGGGAGATTTTGGTTTCAAGTTCTCTATGTGAACAAAAAAAATAGGAGTCGCTTGTGACATAGGGTCACTTCAAGTTTTTAATTGGCCAAGTGGGTCGCTGGAAGTTTTAATTGTCGAACCGGGCCGCTAGGGGGAGAGAAATAAACCGGTGACGAATTTGGCCTTATGACCCGTAATGTTCTGGGTCATGACCCATGAAACTCTTGAAAGTGACCCAGACGAAACGACCCTAAGACTTAGCGACCCAAGCGGCCCAGAAGTTTCCGCACGTGTGAGTTCGAGAATTTTTTTTTGGGTGACCGGTAGCAAAGGTTAAAGGAAATATTAACCATTCCTTTTCCCGCCGTTCACTGTTTTCTGATATTTGTGGTAATATTAATTAAACTAATATGTTATAAAACGCTAACTGGGTAATGGTGAGAAGCAGCTAAGAACTGGTGTACAACTAAAAGAAGCAACCCTACGATAAGAAGATATTCCCATCCTCTGAGGCCGTCGATGCTTATCCACCGTAACTGAAAAGGATGGAAACAATTAGCGGTGGTCGGAACGTCGGGTCCAGTAGTGGTGGCACATGCAGTAAGGAAATCAGGACCAACACCGGCGAAGGTACAGAGTTTGAGCTCTAAGTTTNNNNNNNNNNNNNNNNNNNNNNNNNNNNNNNNNNNNNNNNNNNNNNNNNNNNNNNNNNNNNNNNNNNNNNNNNNNNNNNNNNNNNNNNNNNNNNNNNNNNNNNNNNNNNNNNNNNNNNNNNNNNNNNNNNNNNNNNNNNNNNNNNNNNNNNNNNNNNNNNNNNNNNNNNNNNNNNNNNNNNNNNNNNNNNNNNNNNNNNNNNNNNNNNNNNNNNNNNNNNNNNNNNNNNNNNNNNNNNNNNNNNNNNNNNNNNNNNNNNNNNNNNNNNNNNNNNNNNNNNNNNNNNNNNNNNNNNNNNNNNNNNNNNNNNNNNNNNNNCAAATGAATGCACCCGTTCGACCTCCTGATGAAGATGTTGCTTTTTTTATGGAAGTTCAGCAAATCGAAGAACGCTATAAACGTAACTCTCAGTCTGGCGGCATGGTTGCGACGTCAAAGGACCAAGACAAAAGCGGAGAAACTCTTGACAACGGGAGTGGGGCTAATTCAGAGAATTGCGAGCAAGAAAAGAGGAATGTTTGTGGAGATGACTTGGCAGTGGATAATAGAGAGAATAAGGAAGGCAAAGTCGAAGAAGGAGGTGCAGTAAAAACGGCGCCAGATAATCTGTCTCATAGAAGATACGAGAACGCTAAGTGTTGAACAGGTCTCAGTGGAGAATGGAAATATTGGAGGAGCTCACGAAGATGTTGCTGCAGAAGATGAAGGCGATGATATCGATTACGACTACAATGGCTGGCATGATTATTGTAGAAACGATTGCGTGACGGACGACGAGGACGATTTTGTAGAAGGTCCAGGCAAAGGAAGAAGTGGTGGACAGTCTGGTGGGAAGGGTATTCGGCGTCCTGGTGGCACAGGGGCTGCAAAATCGGCGTGTGGTAAGAAGCAACGATCACGTGGAGGTGGATATATATCCAAAAATAACGATTCTTCTGTGGAAATCACCGATCTAGCAAGAGATCTTAGATCACCCTCCAGATTGGACACAGAAGTAACAGAGACCGAGGTAGGTGTTGATGTTGTTNNNNNNNNNNNNNNNNNNNNNNNNNNNNNNNNNNNNNNNNNNNNNNNNNNNNNNNNNNNNNNNNNNNNNNNNNNNNNNNNNNNNNNNNNNNNNNNNNNNNNNNNNNNNNNNNNNNNNNNNNNNNNNNNNNNNNNNNNNNNNNNNNNNNNNNNNNNNNNNNNNNNNNNNNNNNNNNNNNNNNNNNNNNNNNNNNNNNNNNNNNNNNNNNNNNNNNNNNNNNNNNNNNNNNNNNNNNNNNNNNNNNNNNNNNNNNNNNNNNNNNNNNNNNNNNNNNNNNNNNNNNNNNNNNNNNNNNNNNNNNNNNNNNNNNNNNNNNNNNNNNNNNNNNNNNNNNNNNNNNNNNNNNNNNNNNNNNNNNNNNNNNNNNNNNNNNNNNNNNNNNNNNNNNNNNNNNNNNNNNNNNNNNNNNNNNNNNNNNNNNNNNNNNNNNNNNNNNNNNNNNNNNNNNNNNNNNNNNNNNNNNNNNNNNNNNNNNNNNNNNNNNNNNNNNNNNNNNNNNNNNNNNNNNNNNNNNGTAGCCGACGTTAGAGGGAAGTATAAAAAACATGGTACATCCAAAGTGCTTGCAGCTCTATTGCGTTCGAAATACGAGAGGCTCTACTCTGGGCCTCGTTCTATGGAACTTCCGGAAATGTTGCGAACGGAATTCAACTATACATGCTCATACTGGAAAGCTTGGAAAGCGAAAGAACTAGCGATTGTATCTGCTCAAGGAACATAAGAGGATTCATACAAGATGCTACCACAGTACTTCCATGTACTCAAGCTAGCAAATCCTGGAACAATCACCGATATTAAAACAGAAAAAGACAAAGAAGACAAAAACAAGGTTTAAGTATGCGTTGATGTCCCTGAAAGCATGCATCGATGGATGGAAGTACCCGAGGAAGGTGCTAGTGGTGGACGGCACCCACATGTTTGGAAAGTACAAAGGTGTTTTGCTAAGTGCCAGCGGACAAGATGCTAACAGCCGCGTATTCCCGATTGCTTTCGCAGTAGTGGAAAGCGAGAACACATAATCTTGGACATGGATTTTCCAGAGGTTATCTACTATTGTAGAGGATGGTTCTGATTTAAGTATAATATCAAATAGATGCGCAGCAATTTTCGCAGCGAAAGATAAATTGTACCCACGTGCACACCATGGTATTTGTCTCGTACACCTCCAGCGTAACGTTAATGATAAGTTTAAGGGGCTCTAACAGAAAGCAATGGTTGGCAGAGCTGGGGATGCGTTCAGAGTTTCGGAGTTTAAGGAGATAATGGAGCTTATTAAACTGACGGATTGGAGATGCTGAGATTATTTGGAGAAGATCGACAAGAAGCTATGGAGACGTTCACATTTCGAAGGGGAGAGATTTAACGTGATGACTTCTAACGCTGCTGAATCGTTGAATCTCGTGATAGTCCTATAATGGCATTGTTCGAATTTATTCGCCGGAAGCTGTGTACATAGTATGTGAGCAGACGCACCGAGATCAGTAAGATGAAGGGAAATGTTCNNNNNNNNNNNNNNNNNNNNNNNNNNNNNNNNNNNNNNNNNNNNNNNNNNNNNNNNNNNNNNNNNNNNNNNNNNNNNNNNNNNNNNNNNNNNNNNNNNNNCTGATTTGATGTTTGACCGGACTCATAGCCCACCGGTGGAGCACCTATCTATTTTTTATGGCCCTCCCCACCTTCTGGAGCACTTCTTTCCTGCATCAGATCCGTTAATAACGCACTTCAAGTAATGTACAACAATAACAGACCAAACTTAATGTGACAGATATAACTACTGTCTATGATATAATCAGTAGCGGACACGTTTCAATTCCGGTGGATGCAACCTTAGATTTCGAGGAGGGGTTTCCATCCCATGAAGGATGAAAGGAGCGTACACTACCAACCGAACTGTAACAGTTCGGCTTTGTTTTCTCCCATGCGACTGGGGAGCCTTGCTCATACCGGTACCGATGGTTTCTTTTCTGCCATGCCCCCGGGGAGGTTACCGCATGCTGGAAGGTAGAAGGAATCCGCAAATATTCACAACTATTGTTATTACCACTACTTAGCCAAACACTACACAACTAATTAAGATGCAAACGAACCTTTGCTGGTAACACATAGGACTCATGCTCAACATCTAATACATCTCCAAACAGGACGAGGGCATTCGATTGTGTTTCTTGCTGCTGACCATCCCCCCCAGCGCTGGGTTAGAACTCTAAGCAATAACACAACAATAAAACTATCTATCACATTACCTGATCGCCTTTGTTTCCGCCGGATGGTGGAAAACGTGCATTGTCAGACTC
The DNA window shown above is from Brassica oleracea var. oleracea cultivar TO1000 chromosome C3, BOL, whole genome shotgun sequence and carries:
- the LOC106335332 gene encoding COMPASS-like H3K4 histone methylase component WDR5A, which gives rise to MAEEAAYIPYVHSQTLNSHGHALSSVKFSSDGRLLASASGDQTIRTYAINLKGDPIAEPAQVFTGHDSGISDVAFSTDARFIASASDDKTLKLWDVETGSLIKTLHGHTNYVFCVNFNPQSNMIASGSFDETVRIWDVTTGKCLKVLPAHSDPVTAVDFNRDGSLIVSSSYDGLCRIWDSGTGHCVKTLMDDENPPVSFVRFSPNGKFILVGTLDNTLRLWNISSAKYIKTYTGHANSQYSVSSAFSVTNGKRIVSGSEDNCVYMWELNSRKLLQKLEGHTEPVMSVACHPTENLIASGSLDKSIRIWAQEN